The following is a genomic window from Candidatus Zixiibacteriota bacterium.
CGCTCAAGGGCCTGACCGTGGGCGTCACCAACCCGGCGGCCTTGACCGCCCATCTCGCGGCCTTCGTCATCCGCAAGGCGGGCTACACTCCGCAGAAAGACGTCAAGATCATCCCGATCGGCGCCGGCCCGACGTGGCTTGCGGCCCTCGAGAACCGCAAGGTCGATGCCGCGCTCACCGCTCCGCCCGTGCCGGAGACGGCGATCAGCCGGGGTTTCGCCATGATGCTGATCGAAAACACGCGCGGCGAGGACCCCTCGATCCCCGAGTTCCTCATGGAAAACCTCGTGGCGAGGCCGGAGACGCTTACGAAAGAGCCGGATCTGGTGCGGCGCATGGTACGGGCGCTGACGCGCGCCAACCGTTGGGCGCTCGAAAGCACGCCTGAGCAGGTGGCGGACGCGCTCAGGCCGTTCATGGCGAAGACGCCGCCCGAGCTGCTCCTCGCCGGCGCGCGGGCCGTGCGCCCGGCGCTGAGCCGTGACGGGAGGATCACCGAGCGCAGCGTACAGGTCACGCAGGACGTGCTGGAGCAGGC
Proteins encoded in this region:
- a CDS encoding ABC transporter substrate-binding protein; the protein is MKRAIVLLLAGFSLLGSYRPAGAQPLRKVRMTMPVVAHSMTPVYVAQSRGFFGDEKLEVDVTSTGGGGPDIRALIAGEVEFTFTTGDNVILAYQEGKKLRMVMAALNKVFINWAIHKEAAKAKGITESMPLADKIKALKGLTVGVTNPAALTAHLAAFVIRKAGYTPQKDVKIIPIGAGPTWLAALENRKVDAALTAPPVPETAISRGFAMMLIENTRGEDPSIPEFLMENLVARPETLTKEPDLVRRMVRALTRANRWALESTPEQVADALRPFMAKTPPELLLAGARAVRPALSRDGRITERSVQVTQDVLEQAGMLKKRVAYADVVSNDFLAQ